A stretch of the Chelonia mydas isolate rCheMyd1 chromosome 5, rCheMyd1.pri.v2, whole genome shotgun sequence genome encodes the following:
- the TMEM174 gene encoding transmembrane protein 174: MEQNNNSVKDFSFNVFSVTPYQPNRSDVLVSDDDKAGATLLFTGVFFGMVGITFTVMGWIKDAGIIHFEWTQLLGPILLSVGVAFVLIFMCKFNILTCNSCKECDESASATDQSPSGQSFVFTRINQPITFHGATVVPYIPLPHPAQEGIAVHPVLSYCGVASSSRSTIPSPTSPLYSNSHTVHSLDNPAITENENYPVYLVADTRDERSKCLLVNMDIVI, encoded by the coding sequence ATGGAGCAGAACAACAACAGTGTAAAAGATTTCTCTTTCAATGTATTTTCTGTCACTCCATATCAGCCCAACAGATCTGATGTCCTGGTGTCAGATGATGACAAAGCTGGTGCCACTTTACTCTTTACAGGTGTTTTTTTCGGGATGGTGGGGATCACTTTCACAGTGATGGGATGGATCAAAGATGCTGGCATTATTCACTTTGAGTGGACTCAATTATTAGGGCCTATTCTGCTCTCTGTTGGTGTGGCTTTTGTTCTGATTTTCATGTGCAAATTTAACATTCTGACATGTAATTCTTGCAAAGAATGTGATGAAAGTGCATCAGCTACAGACCAGTCTCCAAGTGGACAATCCTTTGTTTTCACTAGAATTAACCAACCTATAACTTTTCATGGTGCTACAGTGGTACCGTACATCCCTCTTCCTCATCCAGCCCAGGAAGGCATTGCTGTGCATCCAGTGCTCAGTTACTGCGGTGTTGCTTCATCCAGTCGATCAACAATTCCTTCCCCAACCTCTCCTCTGTACTCAAACTCTCATACTGTCCATTCTCTGGATAACCCAGCTattactgaaaatgaaaactaCCCTGTTTATCTGGTAGCAGACACAAGAGATGAGAGGTCAAAATGTTTATTAGTTAATATGGATATAGTTATTTGA
- the TMEM171 gene encoding transmembrane protein 171 isoform X4, whose translation MGPLIVLIGLSFFVIAHIKKKTNLNLSQESSENGEHPQSPESFQVTAGDAVMTFPPLPPPYFADSLSPHVTHKPLATELPMSENPPSYDSIVNNGAQLEHVQGMVSVRAYEPPYAIPGSSSSSDILPTLHLSSELPPRYEEKEATVNTEYSSGSSMA comes from the exons ATGGGTCCTTTGATTGTGCTTATTGGATTAAGTTTCTTCGTAATAGctcatattaaaaagaaaaccaatTTAAATCTCAGCCAAGAATCCTCTGAAAATGGAGAACATCCTCAGAGTCCAGAATCATTTCAAGTTACAGCAG gtGATGCTGTAATGACATtcccacccctcccaccacctTATTTTGCTGACTCTCTATCACCACATGTAACTCATAAGCCACTTGCCACAGAGCTGCCTATGAGTGAAAATCCTCCCTCGTACGACAGTATTGTAAATAATGG GGCACAACTTGAACATGTTCAAGGAATGGTCTCCGTTAGAGCGTACGAACCGCCATATGCAATTCCTGGGAGCAGTTCATCTTCAGACATCTTACCTACTCTGCATCTTTCATCTGAATTACCGCCAAGATATGAAGAAAAAGAAGCAACAGTAAATACTGAATATTCCTCTGGCTCCTCCATGGCTTAG
- the TMEM171 gene encoding transmembrane protein 171 isoform X1, with protein sequence MCAVAVPRPGGEGNNGHHRKFFFLFVFGVALLCTGFLLSVFILQTCPSGTFSDCNRALKIAGPVVVVVGLVCVLLAQSRARLYLSQRQMQGEQVYSLIFCQGNCQVAQFLIFGFLFLTSGVLISFLGIWVPGCSPGRHSLQYNQTSTSDVELSGCGFLPLQIMGPLIVLIGLSFFVIAHIKKKTNLNLSQESSENGEHPQSPESFQVTAGDAVMTFPPLPPPYFADSLSPHVTHKPLATELPMSENPPSYDSIVNNGAQLEHVQGMVSVRAYEPPYAIPGSSSSSDILPTLHLSSELPPRYEEKEATVNTEYSSGSSMA encoded by the exons ATGTGTGCAGTTGCTGTTCCCAGACCTGGTGGGGAAGGAAATAATGGACATCATaggaagttttttttcctttttgtttttggagTTGCATTGCTATGCACTGGATTTCTGCTTTCAGTCTTTATTTTACAGACTTGCCCATCTGGAACCTTCAGTGATTGCAACAGGGCCCTTAAGATTGCTGGGCCTGTGGTGGTTGTTGTTGGATTAGTTTGTGTCTTACTGGCACAATCAAGAGCTAGGCTGTACCTAAGTCAGAGACAGATGCAAGGTGAGCAGGTGTACAGCCTCATTTTTTGTCAAGGGAACTGTCAGGTTGCCCAGTTTCTTatctttggatttttgtttttaactagtgGAGTGCTAATTAGTTTCCTGGGCATTTGGGTTCCTGGATGTAGCCCAGGAAGGCACAGCCTACAGTATAATCAAACCAGCACTTCTGATGTTGAACTCTCAGGCTGTGGATTCCTGCCTCTTCAAATCATGGGTCCTTTGATTGTGCTTATTGGATTAAGTTTCTTCGTAATAGctcatattaaaaagaaaaccaatTTAAATCTCAGCCAAGAATCCTCTGAAAATGGAGAACATCCTCAGAGTCCAGAATCATTTCAAGTTACAGCAG gtGATGCTGTAATGACATtcccacccctcccaccacctTATTTTGCTGACTCTCTATCACCACATGTAACTCATAAGCCACTTGCCACAGAGCTGCCTATGAGTGAAAATCCTCCCTCGTACGACAGTATTGTAAATAATGG GGCACAACTTGAACATGTTCAAGGAATGGTCTCCGTTAGAGCGTACGAACCGCCATATGCAATTCCTGGGAGCAGTTCATCTTCAGACATCTTACCTACTCTGCATCTTTCATCTGAATTACCGCCAAGATATGAAGAAAAAGAAGCAACAGTAAATACTGAATATTCCTCTGGCTCCTCCATGGCTTAG
- the TMEM171 gene encoding transmembrane protein 171 isoform X2, translated as MCAVAVPRPGGEGNNGHHRKFFFLFVFGVALLCTGFLLSVFILQTCPSGTFSDCNRALKIAGPVVVVVGLVCVLLAQSRARLYLSQRQMQGEQVYSLIFCQGNCQVAQFLIFGFLFLTSGVLISFLGIWVPGCSPGRHSLQYNQTSTSDVELSGCGFLPLQIMGPLIVLIGLSFFVIAHIKKKTNLNLSQESSENGEHPQSPESFQVTAGDAVMTFPPLPPPYFADSLSPHVTHKPLATELPMSENPPSYDSIVNNGKGLGCLCSIFDLLTCVNLNNPETFLCFRFPGCQMRILLFI; from the exons ATGTGTGCAGTTGCTGTTCCCAGACCTGGTGGGGAAGGAAATAATGGACATCATaggaagttttttttcctttttgtttttggagTTGCATTGCTATGCACTGGATTTCTGCTTTCAGTCTTTATTTTACAGACTTGCCCATCTGGAACCTTCAGTGATTGCAACAGGGCCCTTAAGATTGCTGGGCCTGTGGTGGTTGTTGTTGGATTAGTTTGTGTCTTACTGGCACAATCAAGAGCTAGGCTGTACCTAAGTCAGAGACAGATGCAAGGTGAGCAGGTGTACAGCCTCATTTTTTGTCAAGGGAACTGTCAGGTTGCCCAGTTTCTTatctttggatttttgtttttaactagtgGAGTGCTAATTAGTTTCCTGGGCATTTGGGTTCCTGGATGTAGCCCAGGAAGGCACAGCCTACAGTATAATCAAACCAGCACTTCTGATGTTGAACTCTCAGGCTGTGGATTCCTGCCTCTTCAAATCATGGGTCCTTTGATTGTGCTTATTGGATTAAGTTTCTTCGTAATAGctcatattaaaaagaaaaccaatTTAAATCTCAGCCAAGAATCCTCTGAAAATGGAGAACATCCTCAGAGTCCAGAATCATTTCAAGTTACAGCAG gtGATGCTGTAATGACATtcccacccctcccaccacctTATTTTGCTGACTCTCTATCACCACATGTAACTCATAAGCCACTTGCCACAGAGCTGCCTATGAGTGAAAATCCTCCCTCGTACGACAGTATTGTAAATAATGG CAAGGGACTTGGATGCCTGTGTTCTATTTTTGACTTGCTGACTTGTGTGAACTTGAACAATCCAGAGACCTTTCTCTGCTTCCGTTTCCCTGGCTGTCAAATGAGAATACTACTATTTATTTAA
- the TMEM171 gene encoding transmembrane protein 171 isoform X3, which produces MCAVAVPRPGGEGNNGHHRKFFFLFVFGVALLCTGFLLSVFILQTCPSGTFSDCNRALKIAGPVVVVVGLVCVLLAQSRARLYLSQRQMQGEQVYSLIFCQGNCQVAQFLIFGFLFLTSGVLISFLGIWVPGCSPGRHSLQYNQTSTSDVELSGCGFLPLQIMGPLIVLIGLSFFVIAHIKKKTNLNLSQESSENGEHPQSPESFQVTAGDAVMTFPPLPPPYFADSLSPHVTHKPLATELPMSENPPSYDSIVNNGVKSKPMDLVRM; this is translated from the exons ATGTGTGCAGTTGCTGTTCCCAGACCTGGTGGGGAAGGAAATAATGGACATCATaggaagttttttttcctttttgtttttggagTTGCATTGCTATGCACTGGATTTCTGCTTTCAGTCTTTATTTTACAGACTTGCCCATCTGGAACCTTCAGTGATTGCAACAGGGCCCTTAAGATTGCTGGGCCTGTGGTGGTTGTTGTTGGATTAGTTTGTGTCTTACTGGCACAATCAAGAGCTAGGCTGTACCTAAGTCAGAGACAGATGCAAGGTGAGCAGGTGTACAGCCTCATTTTTTGTCAAGGGAACTGTCAGGTTGCCCAGTTTCTTatctttggatttttgtttttaactagtgGAGTGCTAATTAGTTTCCTGGGCATTTGGGTTCCTGGATGTAGCCCAGGAAGGCACAGCCTACAGTATAATCAAACCAGCACTTCTGATGTTGAACTCTCAGGCTGTGGATTCCTGCCTCTTCAAATCATGGGTCCTTTGATTGTGCTTATTGGATTAAGTTTCTTCGTAATAGctcatattaaaaagaaaaccaatTTAAATCTCAGCCAAGAATCCTCTGAAAATGGAGAACATCCTCAGAGTCCAGAATCATTTCAAGTTACAGCAG gtGATGCTGTAATGACATtcccacccctcccaccacctTATTTTGCTGACTCTCTATCACCACATGTAACTCATAAGCCACTTGCCACAGAGCTGCCTATGAGTGAAAATCCTCCCTCGTACGACAGTATTGTAAATAATGG